Part of the Citrus sinensis cultivar Valencia sweet orange chromosome 2, DVS_A1.0, whole genome shotgun sequence genome, ATGATTAGTTGGTGATTGCTGATACTTTTAACTGGTCAGGCAACTATCTAGTGAATGGGAGGCAACGCGAATTGAAGCATTGCACTGGATATCAACCCTTTTAAACCGGCATCGGACTGAGGTAATGAGAACCATTGGTGAACTTATAAGCCctgcttaatttttatatttttcttgttagtTTAGCTGATATTGCATTTACACACTTTCTTCTGGCCTTTTGgcttgattctttttttttgtccgCATAAACCCCAATCCAGCTATCATAACACAACTTTTTgcgttttattttcttttttccttctgGGTATTAGCCTTAATTGCATTGATCGCGCATAGTTGCAATTTCTTTCTGAAACAGGTCTTACATTTTCTGAATGACATTTTTGATACGCTTTTAAAAGCACTGTCTGATCCTTCTGATGAGGTACGTTTGTTCCTTTGGAAGTACTTCCTTCAGCTTCatttctctaattttatttcattattattaagttttttgtTTGGCAGTTATTAATATGGAGCATGGTTCTTTTATATGTATGTGATAACTGTTGTATTTAGTCTTCTTTCATCTCATTGTGCTGTATTAACAACCCATCTATTGGTCTCTACTGTTAGGGTAGAATACCAGCAGTATTTTGGTTTAAGTTATGATTAGATGAATGTCTGGGCACTGGGCTATAACAGAAACATAAAGCTATTATTGAAGAAATAGGGGAAAAAACGAacagaaaaattgaaactgTTGTTTAATTTCTTGCACTATCTCAAGAGAATCTAAGAGTACTGTAGATCATTGAGAATGTTTTTGAGAGTCCGCCTCCCCggtaaaagttgaaaaatgttAACGGTAAGAGGTCTGACCATTGGCTTTAGTTGTGGTTGGTCAATAATTGTGCAGTTTCCTTCGAACAGATCCCAATCTACTTTTTGGGCATAGGGTAGCTAGCTGTCTCTTGCATGCTGACATATTTTAGTTCAGACGGCATAAATATGAAAGGTATAAATGAGATTCGAATGGTTCAATGATTGATAGTTGTGTTAAACTGGGTAATATTTCCTTGGTCATTTGTTTTTGAATGGGGTATCTCTTTggactttttttctttcgaaATTGACTTCTTCTTGGTTGGTACATGAATGTTGTTTCATGTATGCAATGCCGTCCTTTTTATCTGAGGTGCGACAAATATCTTGCGCTCTGACTACAATCTGAAGTAGTATACGTGGAAtggtcaaaattttctttgaatatgACAATGTCTTAAATTTGATTCCCAAAAATATCATTTGGTGAAATTTCGttgttatttcttttactATGGATACAAGAATTTTCTGCTCTGACTTTGCTACTGGCTTGAATTTCATACTTTCTTTTAATGCTTAACAGTGCTTTTTCTGTTTTTACATGGCTGTGAAATACTGATTCCATAGTTTCTGCTTGTTTTTTGCATCTAAGTATGGAATTTGCTTTTCCCTCAGGTAGTACTTTTGGTTCTTGAGGTTCATGCATGTATTGCAAAAGATCTGCAGCACTTCCGCCAGCTTGTTGTTTTCCTTGTCCATAATTTCCGAGTTGATAATTCTCTTCTTGAGAAGTGagtctctttctttcttctgttTCTTGCCTTGTAAGTTAGCTGGCAAGTAGTATGCTTGCTGACTCTCTCaatttattgtaactttaCTTTCTTTTGCAAACTATGCTCTTGTTTCCTTAGGCGTGGTGCTTTGATAATCCGCCGACTTTGTGTACTTTTAGATGCTGAAAGGGTCTATCGGGAACTCTCAACAATTCTTGAGGGAGAAGCAGATCTGGATTTTGCATGTACCATGGTCCAGGTTGTCCTTAATTTCAGAACAAACAAAGCAGTAGTTTAGTATTGAGCCATGAAACTATGATCACTCGGGCATGATTGTGTTTGGTAGACATAGAAAGTCTGAGTGTGTGCTTATGGCTTGTGAGATAACTGAGATGTAGAATAGGCAAAATATTCATTGAAACAGTTTCAAAATGTTGATTTTTCGTTCATTCCTTTgcttaagtaattttttattcatctttttaaCTATAGCcgaatctttttttattctttttcaggctttgaatttgattttacttACTTCCTCCGAATTATCTGAGTTACGggatcttttaaaaaaatcactgGTTAACCCCGCTGGAAAAGACTTATTTGTTTCCCTGTACGCTTCATGGTGTCACTCACCCATGGCAATCATAAGTCTTTGCTTATTAGCTCAGGTAAGATATAGCTGTCTATTTGTAGTTTTGTTACTATTTTCCTCTAAGCAAACCACCTCCACTTTTCATGATCATTTTATGAAtgttttttactattttcctCTAAGCAAACCACCTCCACATTTCATGGTCATTTTATGGAATGTTTTTTATCACACTGATTTCTTGTTTGACAGACATACCATCATGCAAGTGCTGTGATTCAGTCTCTGGTGGAGGAAGATATTAATGTCAAATTTTTGGTCCAGCTGGATAAATTGATTCGATTGCTGGAAACTCCAATCTTCGCTTACCTTAGATTGCAGGTGCTTAAGCTGAGGACTGAAGACTACTTATTTGCCTTACTATTTGGTCTTACTGGTTTCTTGATACCTACTATATTGGAAAACCGTTGTATAATGAAGCCTTGACTTGGGAAATATTTCTGTTTGTCTAAGATTTAATACATATTTGGAGTCGCTGAGCAATTTGTCATTTGCAGCTTCTTGAACCAGGAAGGTATACATGGTTACTAAAAGCCTTGTATGGTCTTCTGATGCTACTTCCCCAGGTATCCatgctttatttaaaaattcagcGCAATTATTCTGTGTATTTTTGCTAGAATTACATAGTTTCATGTTTAATCTTTCACGTGACACATTGATGCAGCAAAGTGCAGCCTTTAAGATATTGCGGACCCGTTTGAAGACGGTACCTTCATTCTCTTTCAATGGAGAACAAATTAAGCGAACGTCTTCTGGGAACCCTTACTCTCAGATTCTACATAGCATGCCAAGTGGATCTCAATTCAGTGAAGATGGAGATGTAAATTCAGATGTGGGCAGTTCACACGGTGGGATTAACTTTGCTTCGAGGCTGCAACAGTTTGAGCAGATGCAGCACCAGCATCGGATACATGGAAAAGCTCAAGCTCAGTTGCGGAGTAGTTCGACTTCATCATCAAAGGTTAATGGATCTCCTTGTTCATGTTATTTCTATTTCTGTTGAGCTTTGTCCTCTGCTTCATTTATTGTTCGTTCTTCAGTTGCTTGCTAGTCCTGCCCTTTTCACCACCCACcccaaaataaatgaataaaaaaataaagaaattgtaGATATTGATGAATTGGCTGGagattttgtgaattttttttcaaaaacttagAAGAACACGAGGCATAGGGACTGGAACCAAGGCATCATTAGTAAGAAGAGATGAAAATTGGTATGCCTTAATTGTAATCTAATCTTTTTTGGGATGCATTGATGAAGTGGAGAAGTCTGTATCCTgttcatataatattaaattctacTAGTTTTTCCATAAGTTGTCTACTGATGTTTCAACTTTTAATCTACATTGCTCATTGTCCACCAATAACCTTCGGATTACAACATCAGTTGCTGGATGTGCAGGAGGTGCAAAGACCCCAAGAGCAACATCGACCTCCTCCATCGGACATAAGTAGGCCATCATCAAGATCATCAAGGAAAGCTCCGGGGCAGttacaactttaattagtGTTGCTGCTGATCTCATCAAGTGTTAGCAACAAATGAGATCTGgtataaattgtaaaattgtatatttttagtAGATTGTTTTTGTGGATCATCTGGAGGCTGGGATGGTGAAAAATGGGTTTTGAATTAAGGTGATGCTCGGGGGGTTCCCCTTGAgctattctttttttcctgATGTACTAGGGACTTGCCCATGTGgttgtgttattttttattgggaACCATATGGGCTagagatatatataatttagaaatgcagtttgttcttttaatttcctttttctttttactgttaaaTCTGTTACAgcaattatataaaaataaggaGTCAACTAATTCATGTACACATTGACCTTGGAAAAATTATgcatcttttatttattgatttgcTTATGTTTCAACCACAGTATTGTTGTGTTCATTGTATTATTTGAGCAGAGTTGTTTGTTTTGCTCTCTCTGTGGTTTGCATGTGCCTGCACTCAATAATGTGGCTCTCGCGAGTCTTGTTTGCCTATTGTTCCCACTAGTCCAGAGTGTGCATATGGTTGAAATTGATTATGTGGGACAAGTTGATCACCGGCCGGCTGGAGATTGGTGCATGGCCAGAAGTTGAACGTTATGCTGTTGTGATCATTTCTAACCAAATTCACATACTCTCGTCGGAAATCAGACATTTCACAATATTTTGCAGTGATGAATTGATTCCGTCATATAAAAAGGATGAAGAGACTTGTGATGTTATGTGATGATATACATTCAATGGGTTTATTGTTCGTCGATGGATTTGAGTATATGCCAATTGATTCACGTCTATGGTAGTGAAATCAAACGTgggtaataaaataattgttacaTTTCAATTAATCTCTTCATGCTACATCAGTTTTGTGTACACTAGTTTATATAAAACTATTTGTGGTTTTATCATTATTGATGAAATAATGGATAGATAAACTTACAGAAAATGCAAGTTGCTAGTTGCCCAACTTGATCACAGGTAAAAGACATTACAATAACAAACtataggataaaattattttcaaaagaagaGAATTAGTATATGATCTATTTGAAGTTGCCACTGGTATAAGAATGATGCATAATTATTTTCGTATCGGAGGATTGACAGTTGATTTACCCTATAGTTCGATAGATAAATGTTTGGATTTTTGCGATTATTTACCCTATATAACATAACCAAAAATAACTCAAAttccaatttcaatttattaaataaaaataaatcatttttattaatcatttaGAATATAATAGCTAGACCTAATCAATAGAATAGCTATAACTACTCAGtcaattaaattagaattcGAAGataattctaattatttagTCTAAAGCCTAATTATTTCGAATTAGAATAGAGCAAATTTAGAATTTCGAAAATGGATAATAAGAATCGAATATAATATTCGATTTAGACtaactaaatatatatagaatatAGAATAATAATCGAATATTATGTATATTCTATAATAtagaatatattaataatcttaggttagaaacaaaaaaataattttaaatgtcttgaattcaaaaatgaaaaaaaaaaaataataaataaatcaaatcgtattttattatctaattaagAGTAAGATATTTATTGTTGATCAATAtagaattgataaaaaaatccaaattcgCTAATATATATCATCACTAGATTCTCGTAATTGTTAGATTAATCGTTATGTTCTATATCTATAGTATTCaacatttatttgaaattcgattctctattttattctttatgaATAGCTAAGAATAAAAGGTTAATAGATAAGATCCTAGGATCCCTACGCATGTacaatttctcttatttaAGCCCGCTTAGCTCAGAGGTTAGAGCATCGCATTTGTAATGCGATGGTCATCGGTTCGATTCCGATAGCCGGCTTTTCtctatttgtttgattttttacaTGATTGATAATGtctttttgaaagaaaagaacattGAAAAGGCTTCTTCCAAGGATCATCGATCCAGTATGTTGTAGGAGCTTCcaattatgaataaaagtgGGAGGAAGTTCGATTTCGGCAGAATAAATCAAGAAAAGGAACCCtcttttgatttatatttctatatgcGTATACAATACAAAAAGGGGTCTGGAATTTGATACAAATCATCTTAGTATTCTTTGTAGTACAATACTTCAGCGGATTT contains:
- the LOC102628881 gene encoding protein VAC14 homolog isoform X2 produces the protein MADALSVIPSAVLRNLADKLYEKRKNAALEVEGIVKQLAAAGDHEKISAVINLLTTEFTYSPQANHRKGGLIGLAAATVGLTSEAAQHLEQIVPPVLNSFSDQDSRVRYYACEALYNIAKVVRGDFIIFFNQIFDALCKLSADSDANVQSAAHLLDRLVKDIVTESDQFSIEEFIPLLRERMNVLNPYVRQFLVGWITVLDSVPDIDMLGFLPDFLDGLFNMLSDSSHEIRQQADSALWEFLQEIKNSPSVDYGRMAEILVQRAASPDEFTRLTAITWINEFVKLGGDQLVPYYADILGAILPCISDKEEKIRVVARETNEELRAIKADPADGFDVGPILSIATRQLSSEWEATRIEALHWISTLLNRHRTEVLHFLNDIFDTLLKALSDPSDEVVLLVLEVHACIAKDLQHFRQLVVFLVHNFRVDNSLLEKRGALIIRRLCVLLDAERVYRELSTILEGEADLDFACTMVQALNLILLTSSELSELRDLLKKSLVNPAGKDLFVSLYASWCHSPMAIISLCLLAQTYHHASAVIQSLVEEDINVKFLVQLDKLIRLLETPIFAYLRLQLLEPGRYTWLLKALYGLLMLLPQQSAAFKILRTRLKTVPSFSFNGEQIKRTSSGNPYSQILHSMPSGSQFSEDGDVNSDVGSSHGGINFASRLQQFEQMQHQHRIHGKAQAQLRSSSTSSSKLLDVQEVQRPQEQHRPPPSDISRPSSRSSRKAPGQLQL
- the LOC102628881 gene encoding protein VAC14 homolog isoform X1, which translates into the protein MADALSVIPSAVLRNLADKLYEKRKNAALEVEGIVKQLAAAGDHEKISAVINLLTTEFTYSPQANHRKGGLIGLAAATVGLTSEAAQHLEQIVPPVLNSFSDQDSRVRYYACEALYNIAKVVRGDFIIFFNQIFDALCKLSADSDANVQSAAHLLDRLVKQDIVTESDQFSIEEFIPLLRERMNVLNPYVRQFLVGWITVLDSVPDIDMLGFLPDFLDGLFNMLSDSSHEIRQQADSALWEFLQEIKNSPSVDYGRMAEILVQRAASPDEFTRLTAITWINEFVKLGGDQLVPYYADILGAILPCISDKEEKIRVVARETNEELRAIKADPADGFDVGPILSIATRQLSSEWEATRIEALHWISTLLNRHRTEVLHFLNDIFDTLLKALSDPSDEVVLLVLEVHACIAKDLQHFRQLVVFLVHNFRVDNSLLEKRGALIIRRLCVLLDAERVYRELSTILEGEADLDFACTMVQALNLILLTSSELSELRDLLKKSLVNPAGKDLFVSLYASWCHSPMAIISLCLLAQTYHHASAVIQSLVEEDINVKFLVQLDKLIRLLETPIFAYLRLQLLEPGRYTWLLKALYGLLMLLPQQSAAFKILRTRLKTVPSFSFNGEQIKRTSSGNPYSQILHSMPSGSQFSEDGDVNSDVGSSHGGINFASRLQQFEQMQHQHRIHGKAQAQLRSSSTSSSKLLDVQEVQRPQEQHRPPPSDISRPSSRSSRKAPGQLQL
- the LOC102628881 gene encoding protein VAC14 homolog isoform X3 is translated as MADALSVIPSAVLRNLADKLYEKRKNAALEVEGIVKQLAAAGDHEKISAVINLLTTEFTYSPQANHRKGGLIGLAAATVGLTSEAAQHLEQIVPPVLNSFSDQDSRVRYYACEALYNIAKVVRGDFIIFFNQIFDALCKLSADSDANVQSAAHLLDRLVKQDIVTESDQFSIEEFIPLLRERMNVLNPYVRQFLVGWITVLDSVPDIDMLGFLPDFLDGLFNMLSDSSHEIRQQADSALWEFLQEIKNSPSVDYGRMAEILVQRAASPDEFTRLTAITWINEFVKLGGDQLVPYYADILGAILPCISDKEEKIRVVARETNEELRAIKADPADGFDVGPILSIATRQLSSEWEATRIEALHWISTLLNRHRTEVLHFLNDIFDTLLKALSDPSDEVVLLVLEVHACIAKDLQHFRQLVVFLVHNFRVDNSLLEKRGALIIRRLCVLLDAERVYRELSTILEGEADLDFACTMVQALNLILLTSSELSELRDLLKKSLVNPAGKDLFVSLYASWCHSPMAIISLCLLAQTYHHASAVIQSLVEEDINVKFLVQLDKLIRLLETPIFAYLRLQLLEPGRYTWLLKALYGLLMLLPQQSAAFKILRTRLKTVPSFSFNGEQIKRTSSGNPYSQILHSMPSGSQFSEDGDVNSDVGSSHGGINFASRLQQFEQMQHQHRIHGKAQAQLRSSSTSSSKEVQRPQEQHRPPPSDISRPSSRSSRKAPGQLQL